The following proteins are co-located in the Carassius auratus strain Wakin chromosome 7, ASM336829v1, whole genome shotgun sequence genome:
- the tshz3b gene encoding teashirt homolog 3b, translating to MPRRKQQAPRRSAAYVPDELKEAALLDEDVEGEDSAVEEEPAMKYVCQDKDLLLKDRQGFHDSPPADFSSHEMDSESHLSESSDRMSDFESASVKNEEDSSAKEPLTSLSSTSSVMMTTTATPSSEEVTQLGPDSLEQMKAIYTSFLTNSYWSSLNLNMSQQTAEKPPRSHSSSSSSSSSSSSCGSGGYDWHQTAVAKTLQNVSQNQSRLLHPASEPNLFSTVQLYRQSTKLYGSIFTGASKFRCKDCSAAYDTLVELTVHMNETGHYRDDNHETDSEGAKRWSKPRKRSLLEMEGKEDAQKVLKCMYCGHSFESLQDLSVHMIKTKHYQKVPLKEPVTPVAAKIISSARKRAPIELELPSSPDSNGGTPKPSLSDPNDLLQKTPNPYITPNNRYGHQNGASYAWQFESRKSQILKCMECGSSHDTLQELTAHMMVTGHFIKVTNSAIKKGKPIMESMSTTAPNTIPTNEDKVQSVPLAATAFSPPPPAPPPPSISPAITPMEIKKEEKEVECTKETNNSKDKKATDSETEEKFEVSSKYPYLTEEDLEESPKGGFDILKSLENTVTSAINKAQNGTPSWGGYPSIHAAYQLPNIMKLSLRNSGKSSPLKYMFSGEEILSPTKSQPLISPPSCQTSPLPKNNFHAMEELVKKVTEKVAKVEEKMRDPGARSSPLRRTTPSPCSSDAGESARGESPKERRGAKTPETNGGGNTHKDSNGDALTKESLENGTDHVVKAPLSTLCSSTAIITDHPPEQPFVNPLSALQSVMNVHLGKAAKPALPSLDPMSMLFKMSNSLAEKAAVAASTPSHTKKTNEHLDRYFYHINNDQPIDLTKGKSDKSNSLGSAALSSSTSTPTSISPSSTITMAKASSAVASFMSNSPLRENALSDISDMLRNLTESHASKSSTPTSLSERSDIDGSTPEEAEEISPAQKRKGRQSNWNPQHLLILQAQFASSLRQTGDGKYIMSDLSPQERMHISRFTGLSMTTISHWLANVKYQLRRTGGTKFLKNLDSGHPVFFCSDCASQIRSPSTYVSHLESHLGFRLRDLAKLSGEHLVSQISRHSKGLSEKLLSTQAHSLAHSIPHPSPHSLTPSPSPDEEANGTSYQCKLCNRTFASKHAVKLHLSKTHGKSPEDHLMYVSELEKP from the coding sequence CATATGTGCCAGACGAGCTAAAGGAGGCTGCCTTACTAGATGAGGATGTTGAAGGAGAGGATTCAGCCGTGGAGGAAGAACCTGCCATGAAGTATGTGTGCCAGGACAAGGACTTACTCCTTAAAGACAGGCAAGGCTTCCATGACTCTCCACCGGCAGATTTCTCCAGCCATGAGATGGACAGCGAGTCACACCTGAGTGAGTCCAGTGACCGCATGTCAGACTTTGAGAGTGCCTCAGTGAAGAACGAAGAAGATAGTTCAGCCAAGGAGCCCCTCACATCTCTTTCTTCAACTTCATCAGTGATGATGACGACAACAGCCACGCCAAGCAGTGAGGAGGTGACACAATTAGGCCCAGATAGCCTTGAGCAGATGAAAGCTATCTACACTAGCTTTCTGACCAACTCCTACTGGTCATCGCTGAACTTGAATATGTCTCAGCAAACAGCAGAAAAGCCCCCACGTAGTCACAGTAGTAGCAGCAGCAGTAGTAGCAGCAGCAGTAGCTGTGGTAGTGGCGGTTATGACTGGCACCAGACAGCAGTGGCTAAGACCTTGCAGAATGTTTCACAGAACCAGAGTAGACTCCTGCACCCAGCATCTGAGCCAAACCTCTTCAGTACTGTGCAGCTTTATCGCCAGAGCACCAAACTCTATGGTTCCATCTTCACTGGTGCAAGCAAATTCCGCTGCAAAGACTGCAGTGCCGCCTATGACACTCTGGTCGAGCTCACCGTGCACATGAATGAGACCGGCCACTACCGAGATGATAACCACGAGACAGACAGTGAAGGTGCCAAACGCTGGTCAAAGCCTCGCAAGCGTTCCCTGCTTGAGATGGAAGGAAAAGAGGATGCCCAGAAAGTTCTTAAGTGCATGTACTGTGGTCATTCCTTTGAGTCACTGCAGGACCTTAGTGTTCACATGATAAAGACGAAACACTACCAGAAAGTGCCTCTTAAGGAACCAGTAACTCCTGTGGCAGCCAAGATAATCTCATCAGCTCGTAAAAGAGCTCCCATTGAGCTAGAACTACCCAGCTCACCAGATTCCAATGGAGGCACCCCCAAGCCTTCTTTGTCTGACCCCAATGACCTTCTTCAAAAGACCCCCAATCCCTACATCACACCCAACAATCGGTATGGACACCAGAATGGTGCTAGTTATGCATGGCAGTTTGAGTCACGCAAATCCCAGATCCTGAAGTGCATGGAGTGTGGAAGCTCACATGACACACTGCAGGAGCTGACGGCCCATATGATGGTGACAGGACACTTCATCAAGGTCACTAACTCTGCCATAAAGAAAGGCAAACCTATCATGGAGTCAATGTCCACAACTGCTCCTAACACCATACCTACTAATGAAGACAAGGTACAGTCAGTGCCACTGGCTGCCACTGCATTTTCCCCACCACCACCTGCACCTCCTCCCCCTAGTATCTCCCCTGCCATCACACCCATGGAGATTAAAAAGGAAGAGAAGGAAGTGGAGTGTACAAAGGAGACAAATAATAGCAAAGACAAGAAGGCAACAGACAGTGAGACCGAAGAGAAGTTTGAAGTCTCATCCAAATATCCATATTTGACAGAGGAAGATCTTGAAGAAAGCCCTAAGGGGGGGTTTGACATTCTGAAGTCTCTCGAGAATACAGTAACATCTGCCATCAACAAAGCACAGAATGGCACACCCAGCTGGGGAGGCTACCCCAGTATTCACGCTGCCTATCAGCTTCCAAACATTATGAAACTGTCCCTGCGCAACTCAGGGAAAAGTTCTCCTCTGAAGTATATGTTTTCTGGAGAAGAGATCCTGTCTCCTACCAAAAGCCAACCTCTAATTTCTCCACCTAGTTGCCAAACATCCCCTTTGCCCAAAAACAACTTCCATGCCATGGAGGAGCTGGTCAAAAAAGTCACAGAAAAAGTGGCCAAAGTAGAGGAGAAAATGAGGGATCCTGGAGCTCGATCTTCCCCACTTAGACGGACCACACCTTCACCTTGCAGTAGTGATGCAGGGGAATCTGCCAGAGGGGAGTCTCCCAAGGAAAGGAGAGGAGCCAAAACCCCTGAGACTAATGGGGGTGGAAACACTCACAAAGACTCAAACGGGGATGCTCTTACAAAAGAGTCCCTGGAGAATGGTACTGACCATGTTGTCAAAGCCCCATTGTCTACCTTATGCAGCAGCACTGCTATTATAACTGACCATCCTCCAGAGCAGCCATTTGTCAACCCTTTAAGTGCGCTTCAGTCTGTCATGAATGTTCACCTAGGAAAAGCTGCCAAACCTGCCCTGCCGTCCCTTGACCCCATGAGCATGCTCTTCAAGATGAGCAACAGCCTGGCAGAGAAGGCAGCTGTAGCTGCCTCCACTCCATCTCATACCAAAAAAACCAACGAGCATCTAGACCGCTACTTCTACCACATCAACAATGACCAGCCTATTGATCTGACCAAAGGCAAGAGTGATAAGAGCAACTCCCTGGGATCTGCTGCCCTGTCCTCCTCCACCTCCACTCCCACCTCAATTTCACCATCATCGACCATCACCATGGCAAAAGCCTCATCTGCTGTGGCTTCCTTTATGTCCAACTCGCCTCTGCGCGAAAATGCCCTGTCCGACATCTCTGATATGCTGCGCAACCTCACAGAGAGCCATGCATCTAAGTCCTCCACACCAACAAGTCTTTCAGAGCGCTCAGATATAGACGGATCGACGCCAGAGGAAGCAGAAGAGATTTCTCCTGCTCAGAAACGAAAGGGTCGGCAGTCCAACTGGAATCCACAGCATCTACTTATCTTGCAGGCACAGTTTGCCTCCAGTTTGCGGCAAACGGGTGATGGCAAGTACATTATGTCAGACCTCAGTCCACAGGAGCGCATGCATATTTCCCGCTTCACTGGCCTCTCAATGACCACCATCAGCCACTGGCTGGCCAACGTCAAATACCAGCTGAGGCGGACAGGTGGCACAAAGTTCTTGAAAAATCTagactctggccaccctgtcttcTTCTGCAGTGACTGTGCATCACAGATCCGTTCCCCCTCTACTTATGTCAGCCATCTTGAGTCACATCTGGGCTTCCGGCTCAGGGACCTGGCCAAGTTGTCTGGAGAGCATCTCGTTAGCCAGATCTCACGCCATAGCAAGGGGCTTTCTGAGAAACTGCTTTCAACCCAAGCGCATTCTTTGGCCCATTCAATCCCCCACCCCAGTCCTCATTCACtcaccccttccccttccccagATGAGGAGGCAAATGGCACCTCATATCAGTGTAAACTGTGTAACCGGACTTTTGCGAGCAAGCACGCTGTCAAGCTCCATCTGAGTAAGACCCATGGTAAATCCCCTGAGGACCATCTTATGTATGTTAGTGAACTTGAGAAACCTTAG